The Acidobacteriota bacterium genome has a segment encoding these proteins:
- a CDS encoding site-specific integrase, with product MPLWKFGKVWHYRTQRNGRRFSVSLKTNDKAEAERRAAKMLREIESGEFDVTQRGIPLASAAKRFLEQMKPRWHPETCRYHALHIKHLLDFFGPNLTLEAFNRRTTADYIKHRKASITRPSNATINKEIGTLYQMLHQMTGRRHSIEKLPVDRKPQRHLSSQEEADLLKACRNGHRVSPDLYDAVVVCLDTGLRRGELFRITPWHLDIENKQLTVPISKTHRFRVIPLTPRAFSILVNRAKTRRADKPVFSHEDGTPHVEYLRMPLERAYKRAGLPSARPWYTLRHTFANKLLRKGAPIYEVRLLMGHTTVTTTEIYANLQPQNLHGTIGLIAEEESEKSGAVVEKRLKLVK from the coding sequence ATGCCACTATGGAAATTCGGAAAAGTTTGGCACTATCGCACTCAGCGCAACGGACGGCGCTTCAGCGTCTCCCTCAAGACGAATGACAAGGCAGAGGCGGAGCGCCGAGCAGCCAAGATGCTGCGAGAAATCGAGAGCGGGGAGTTTGACGTAACCCAGCGAGGCATCCCGCTTGCCAGCGCCGCCAAGCGTTTCCTGGAGCAAATGAAGCCTCGATGGCACCCTGAAACTTGCCGATACCATGCCCTTCATATCAAGCACCTGCTCGATTTCTTCGGTCCGAACCTCACACTGGAAGCTTTCAACCGTAGGACAACGGCTGATTACATTAAGCACCGCAAGGCCTCAATAACGCGCCCTTCAAACGCCACTATTAACAAAGAAATCGGCACACTCTATCAAATGCTACACCAAATGACGGGAAGAAGGCACAGCATCGAAAAACTCCCTGTAGACCGGAAACCTCAACGCCACCTTAGCTCCCAGGAAGAAGCCGACCTGCTCAAGGCATGTAGGAACGGCCACAGGGTTTCTCCCGACCTCTACGACGCGGTTGTGGTGTGCCTGGACACCGGCTTGCGGAGAGGCGAGCTTTTCCGCATCACGCCTTGGCACCTTGACATAGAAAACAAGCAGCTTACCGTGCCGATCTCGAAGACTCACCGGTTCAGAGTAATTCCCTTAACCCCCAGAGCGTTCAGCATTCTCGTGAATCGCGCCAAGACAAGGAGGGCTGATAAACCGGTCTTCTCGCACGAGGACGGCACACCGCACGTTGAATACCTAAGGATGCCCCTGGAAAGGGCGTATAAGAGGGCAGGGCTACCATCGGCACGGCCTTGGTACACGCTCCGCCACACCTTTGCCAATAAGCTGCTAAGGAAGGGTGCACCAATCTACGAAGTAAGGCTCTTGATGGGCCACACCACAGTCACGACCACGGAAATCTACGCTAACTTGCAGCCTCAAAATCTCCATGGGACAATAGGGCTGATAGCCGAAGAAGAGAGCGAAAAGTCCGGGGCAGTGGTTGAAAAACGGTTGAAACTGGTAAAGTGA
- the hflX gene encoding GTPase HflX, giving the protein MESIPAGSESAARAILVSVALKGGADWEAEDSLDELARLADTLGSIVVDRVSQQRGRPDPATYLGQGKAQELGEHVRREQATQVIFDCELSPAQERNLTRLLGVEVMDRTLLILEIFARRARSHESKTQVELARSEYYLSHVAGRWSHLERQRGSLSARAGPGETQIEVDRRILRDRIRRLRRDLEKIARARAVRRAPREAFFQIAFVGYTNAGKSTLFNALTKARVFVEDRLFATLDSTVRSMRGPFGETMLLTDTVGFLRKLPPRLVASFQSTLEELAQADLLLEVVDVSHPRFAEQMQTTEGILADLRLHELPRLRIFNKTDRAEDAHLERARRLCPDALFVCAREEKSIAALREAFLGRVAASYKEDTVEVNLVREPKVRASIHELAHVLDENIQDSKAVLRFRTSPRRYARIREILDASAGDG; this is encoded by the coding sequence ATGGAAAGCATTCCCGCCGGGAGCGAAAGCGCCGCGCGCGCGATCCTCGTAAGCGTCGCGCTTAAAGGCGGCGCCGACTGGGAAGCGGAAGATTCGCTGGACGAGCTTGCGCGGCTCGCCGACACGCTCGGGAGCATCGTCGTGGACCGCGTGAGTCAGCAGCGCGGCCGCCCGGACCCCGCCACCTACCTCGGCCAAGGCAAGGCGCAGGAGCTTGGCGAGCACGTGCGCCGCGAGCAGGCCACGCAGGTGATTTTCGACTGCGAGCTTTCCCCGGCGCAGGAGCGCAACCTGACCCGCCTTCTGGGCGTCGAGGTCATGGACCGCACTCTTCTCATTTTGGAAATCTTCGCGCGTCGCGCACGCTCCCACGAGTCCAAGACGCAGGTGGAGCTTGCGCGGTCGGAATACTACCTCTCGCACGTTGCGGGCCGCTGGTCGCACCTGGAGCGCCAGCGGGGAAGTCTCTCGGCGCGCGCGGGGCCCGGCGAAACCCAGATTGAGGTCGACCGGCGCATCCTGCGCGACCGCATCCGGCGCCTGCGGCGCGACCTTGAGAAAATCGCCCGCGCCCGCGCCGTCCGCCGCGCGCCCCGCGAGGCGTTTTTCCAGATCGCCTTCGTCGGCTACACGAACGCCGGCAAGAGCACTCTCTTCAACGCCCTCACGAAGGCGCGCGTGTTCGTCGAGGACCGCCTCTTTGCGACGCTTGATTCGACGGTGCGCTCCATGCGCGGCCCCTTCGGCGAAACCATGCTCCTCACCGACACGGTGGGTTTTTTGAGAAAACTTCCGCCGCGCCTCGTCGCGTCGTTCCAGAGCACGCTCGAAGAACTAGCCCAGGCCGACCTTCTCCTCGAAGTGGTGGACGTCTCGCATCCGCGGTTCGCGGAACAGATGCAGACGACCGAAGGCATTTTGGCGGACTTGCGCCTGCACGAGCTGCCCCGCCTCCGCATCTTCAACAAGACCGACCGGGCCGAGGACGCCCATCTCGAGCGCGCCCGCAGGCTGTGCCCCGACGCCCTGTTCGTCTGCGCGCGCGAGGAAAAAAGCATCGCCGCCCTGCGCGAGGCGTTCCTTGGGCGAGTGGCCGCAAGCTACAAGGAGGACACGGTCGAGGTGAATCTCGTCCGCGAGCCCAAGGTGCGCGCCTCGATTCACGAGCTCGCGCACGTGCTCGACGAAAACATTCAAGATTCAAAGGCCGTCCTGAGGTTCCGCACGAGCCCTCGCCGCTACGCGCGCATCCGGGAGATTCTGGACGCGTCGGCCGGCGACGGATGA
- a CDS encoding tetratricopeptide repeat protein: MLIKRFLILCAGLAVASGGIGCGVQARPLLVVALDGADWKIVRRLVQEGSLPTLGAFFKDGAAGRLEAEKPYAARMLWATALTGAEPENHRVYDDAHDYFLEPPPLPKEPLSSRVPYFWERLPRGVRFAVVGYEDASAASRAANPGAARYAVKKLFHWDSLPLMPDLDEPPLAAVFGYERFPSEECEAATAEALQVTEAVFEEAGRLLAEGSWDGALVFLPGLDTVSHHFMHYDSPRMPHIGHLEHRLYYDGVLKFLQFVDGRLEKLLSHATASWNVAVVSAYGFCHGFERPYVSTEHAQLGSVEAWHSADGFFLLKGPDVRKVELKGAWVYDVAPTLLAFFGRRPEGPGRVLDEILKFPAAPLRRIKPAHPRLGPALSQGSTAVRARHLLETRRYALAESLLRPLAESEEESVWAFLMGRSAHRTGRLEEAGDWLELASGLWPEELSSIIELSRVREKQGQADEALELLGGLVQIYPEPDVYNAMADLYYNSFFCGQAEIYYRSATQIHIGQVLPYMRMAECLSRDGYLDEALNLLLESPLLYRAGFAYLAAGEAYLFHGKYDQALQAAADALKHDPDLWRAHLVRARALWAQGKKEDAEAAFEEAMSMAPRRPEPLYQKALLLHAARESQEAFRHMIDIAERFPEFVPALVKAGVWAAEKNKRSLARDMLQAALVLEPRNMEARYTFDAHFSKKNS, from the coding sequence ATGCTTATTAAAAGATTTTTGATTCTTTGCGCGGGGCTGGCGGTGGCCTCGGGAGGAATCGGATGCGGGGTGCAGGCTCGGCCGCTGCTTGTGGTGGCTCTCGACGGCGCGGACTGGAAAATTGTTCGCCGACTGGTGCAAGAGGGCTCGCTTCCGACGCTCGGCGCCTTCTTCAAGGATGGAGCCGCGGGCCGGCTTGAAGCCGAAAAACCCTACGCGGCGCGCATGCTTTGGGCGACGGCGCTCACGGGCGCCGAGCCCGAGAATCACCGGGTCTACGACGACGCCCACGATTATTTCCTCGAACCGCCGCCGCTTCCGAAGGAACCGCTTTCCTCACGCGTGCCCTATTTCTGGGAGCGCCTGCCGCGGGGTGTGCGCTTCGCCGTCGTGGGCTACGAGGATGCGAGCGCCGCGTCGAGGGCCGCAAATCCCGGAGCCGCGCGCTATGCCGTCAAGAAACTTTTTCACTGGGACTCCCTCCCCCTGATGCCGGACCTCGATGAACCGCCGCTCGCAGCCGTGTTCGGCTACGAGCGCTTTCCCTCGGAGGAATGCGAGGCGGCGACCGCGGAGGCCCTCCAGGTGACCGAGGCCGTCTTCGAGGAGGCCGGGCGACTCCTTGCCGAGGGGTCCTGGGACGGAGCGCTTGTTTTTCTGCCCGGGCTCGATACCGTATCCCATCATTTTATGCATTACGACTCGCCGCGCATGCCCCACATCGGGCACTTGGAGCATAGGCTCTATTACGACGGCGTGCTGAAATTTTTGCAATTCGTGGACGGGCGCTTGGAGAAATTGCTTTCGCATGCGACCGCAAGCTGGAACGTCGCGGTGGTTTCCGCCTACGGCTTCTGCCACGGTTTCGAACGGCCCTATGTGTCCACGGAGCACGCGCAACTGGGAAGCGTGGAGGCATGGCACTCGGCGGACGGTTTCTTTTTATTGAAGGGCCCCGATGTTCGCAAGGTGGAGCTCAAGGGGGCGTGGGTCTACGACGTCGCGCCCACGCTTCTTGCGTTTTTCGGCCGCCGGCCGGAAGGGCCCGGAAGAGTGCTCGACGAAATCTTGAAATTTCCGGCCGCGCCGCTTCGCCGCATCAAGCCGGCGCATCCGCGGCTCGGCCCGGCGCTCTCCCAAGGAAGCACCGCGGTGCGCGCGAGGCACCTTCTCGAAACGAGGCGGTACGCGCTGGCCGAGTCGCTTCTGCGCCCGCTCGCCGAAAGCGAAGAAGAATCCGTCTGGGCCTTTCTCATGGGCCGGAGCGCCCACCGGACGGGACGGCTCGAGGAGGCGGGCGATTGGCTCGAGCTTGCCTCCGGGCTGTGGCCGGAGGAGCTTTCCTCCATCATCGAGCTGAGCCGGGTGCGGGAAAAGCAGGGGCAGGCGGACGAGGCCCTCGAACTTTTGGGCGGGCTGGTTCAAATTTATCCGGAGCCCGACGTCTACAACGCCATGGCCGATCTCTATTACAACTCCTTTTTCTGCGGGCAGGCCGAAATTTACTACCGCAGCGCGACTCAAATCCATATCGGGCAAGTGCTCCCCTACATGCGCATGGCCGAGTGCTTGTCTCGCGACGGGTACCTGGACGAAGCCCTGAACCTGTTGCTTGAGAGCCCGCTGCTCTACAGGGCGGGCTTCGCTTACCTGGCGGCGGGTGAAGCCTATTTGTTCCACGGGAAGTACGATCAGGCGCTTCAGGCCGCCGCCGACGCCCTCAAGCACGACCCGGACCTCTGGCGGGCGCACCTTGTGCGGGCGCGCGCGCTGTGGGCGCAGGGCAAGAAGGAGGATGCGGAAGCGGCTTTTGAAGAAGCCATGTCCATGGCCCCGCGCCGCCCCGAGCCGCTTTACCAAAAGGCGCTTCTTCTTCACGCCGCGCGAGAGAGCCAAGAAGCGTTCCGGCACATGATCGACATCGCCGAGCGCTTCCCGGAGTTTGTGCCTGCCCTGGTCAAGGCCGGTGTCTGGGCGGCGGAGAAGAACAAACGCTCGCTTGCCCGCGATATGCTTCAAGCCGCGCTCGTGCTCGAGCCTCGCAATATGGAGGCCCGGTACACCTTCGACGCGCACTTTTCAAAGAAAAACTCCTGA
- a CDS encoding dipeptide epimerase, producing MNYRTRTERLRTRHPFGISRSTEQEFAFAFLEIPAGVHVGLGEAAPASYYGGETEETALAFFERLRGVELEDEFSPAEFMRPLREATEFDGAAKAAVDMALWDLWGKRSGEPVFEGLGLPPPRPKATSFTVGIDSPEAMERKVLEAKDYPVLKVKVGTPNDEENLQRVRARHKGALRVDANAAWSPEEAPRRIERLARFDLELVEQPIDPKEGREGWRYVKDRVAVPLVADESARVASDLAALEGVADGVNIKLMKCGGLSAARRMAREAKKRGLKVMLGCMIETSLAITAAFHLSSLADWLDLDGHLLLADDPFEGVREAGPGVLAMPLGGVAGLGVSARR from the coding sequence ATGAATTACCGCACGCGCACCGAGAGGCTCCGCACCCGCCATCCGTTCGGCATCTCGCGGAGCACGGAGCAAGAGTTCGCTTTCGCGTTCCTCGAAATTCCGGCGGGCGTGCACGTGGGCCTGGGCGAGGCCGCGCCCGCCTCCTACTACGGCGGCGAGACGGAAGAAACGGCGCTCGCGTTCTTTGAGCGCCTGCGAGGCGTCGAGCTGGAGGATGAATTCTCGCCGGCCGAGTTCATGCGCCCGCTACGGGAGGCGACGGAATTCGACGGCGCCGCGAAGGCCGCCGTCGACATGGCGCTCTGGGACCTGTGGGGCAAGCGCTCGGGCGAGCCGGTCTTCGAGGGCCTGGGGCTTCCTCCCCCCCGGCCGAAAGCCACGTCCTTTACCGTAGGCATCGACTCGCCAGAGGCCATGGAGCGAAAAGTGCTCGAGGCCAAGGACTACCCCGTCCTCAAGGTCAAAGTCGGCACGCCGAACGACGAGGAGAACCTGCAAAGGGTCCGCGCCCGCCACAAGGGCGCCCTGCGCGTGGACGCAAACGCCGCGTGGTCACCCGAGGAAGCCCCTCGACGCATCGAGCGCCTCGCGCGCTTCGACCTCGAGCTCGTCGAGCAGCCCATAGACCCAAAAGAAGGCCGCGAGGGCTGGCGCTACGTGAAAGATCGGGTGGCCGTCCCGCTCGTGGCCGACGAGAGCGCGCGCGTCGCCTCGGACCTGGCGGCGCTCGAAGGCGTCGCCGACGGCGTCAACATCAAGCTCATGAAGTGCGGCGGCCTGAGCGCCGCGCGCCGGATGGCGCGGGAAGCGAAAAAACGCGGCCTCAAGGTAATGCTCGGCTGCATGATTGAAACGAGTCTCGCCATTACGGCGGCGTTTCACCTCTCATCGCTCGCCGACTGGCTCGACCTGGACGGCCATCTCCTCCTCGCGGACGACCCGTTCGAGGGCGTGAGGGAAGCGGGGCCGGGAGTGCTAGCAATGCCTCTGGGCGGCGTGGCGGGGCTTGGCGTCTCGGCGCGGCGGTGA